The following coding sequences lie in one Pempheris klunzingeri isolate RE-2024b chromosome 13, fPemKlu1.hap1, whole genome shotgun sequence genomic window:
- the ldah gene encoding lipid droplet-associated hydrolase produces the protein MLFTAVKRANEMDNIAPDRRDEAHTDFLYCDGAITEVLKFGSCQLHSGCKVLFLIIPGNPGVVGFYRTFMQTLHSMFGYRHPVWAVSHAGHCAPPDFMDMVENASSAAEGDVFGLNGQIEHKLAFLRKHVPRDTNLVLVGHSIGCYIILDMMKRDPQLKIMKAIMLFPTIERMAQTPQGKVMTPVLCHMRYVAYLPLFLLSLLPDGLKAALIKLVFGGIRSLDHAVVQPTVGLLSGDCAANAMYMGAQEMRKVLERDNITIEKNLKKLIFYYGATDHWCPVQYYHDIKQDFPRGDLRLCENGFRHAFVLDAGREVAKMVVEWISGDLKT, from the exons GCACACAGACTTTCTCTACTGTGATGGAGCTATCACAGAGGTTCTTAAATTTGGCTCCTGTCAGTTACACTCGGGATGCAAGGTGCTTTTTCTCATCATTCCAG GTAACCCAGGTGTAGTGGGCTTCTATAGAACCTTCATGCAAACACTTCACAGTATGTTTGGATACCGCCACCCAGTGTGGGCTGTGAGCCACGCTGGCCACTGTGCACCACCAGACTTCATGGACATGGTAGAAA AtgcctcctcagcagcagaagGTGACGTGTTTGGTCTGAATGGGCAGATCGAACACAAGCTGGCCTTCCTCAGGAAACATGTACCCAGAGACACCAACCTGGTCCTGGTGGGGCACTCCATCGGGTGTTACATTATCCTGGACATGATGAAGAGAGATCCCCAACTCAAG ATTATGAAGGCCATCATGCTGTTTCCCACCATTGAGCGCATGGCTCAGACTCCTCAGGGGAAGGTGATGACCCCGGTGCTGTGTCACATGCGTTATGTGGCCTACctgcctctcttcctgctctctctgctgcccgATGGCCTCAAAGCCGCCCTCATCAAACTGGTGTTTGGCGGCATCCGCTCTCTGGACCACGCTGTAGTCCAACCCACTGTAGGTTTACTCAGTGGAGACTGTGCAG CCAATGCCATGTACATGGGGGCTCAGGAAATGAGGAAAGTTCTGGAAAGAGACAATATAACCATCGAGAAAAATCTTAAAAAG CTCATATTCTACTATGGCGCTACAGACCACTGGTGTCCTGTTCAGTACTATCATGACATCAAACAGGACTTCCCACGTGGAGATTTAAGACTTTGTGAGAACGGATTCCGCCATGCCTTTGTCCTGGATGCTGGAAGAGAAGTTGCCAAAATGGTGGTGGAATGGATCAGTGGAGATTTGAAGACATGA